CGGCTGGTGCTGGAGCAGAACTGGAAAACGCTCGGCCCGAAGGTGGCGAGCGGCAAGATCCACGTCTGGGTCGGCGAATCGGACGACTACTTCCTGAACAACGCCGTTCACCTTCTCAAGGAGTCGATGGAGAAGCAGAAGGAGCCGCCGTTCGACGGCCAAATCCTGATCGAGTTGCGAAAGGGCCACGAGTCCGGCGGCTGGACCGACAAGCAGATGCGCGACGACATGGCAGTGCGGGCTGGCGTCAAGTAAGGCTCGCCGCCAGGGAGGTAGGCGCGTAGGACTGAAGGGGACGCCGGCCGATTCGTGCCGGCGTGGGGCCGCCCTCCGCTTAGTAGATCGTGTTTCCGTACCGGTGCCGCACCCGCTTCGTGGAGTATCCGACCATGTCGAGTCACCACCCGCTTACCCAACGCCCGGCCTGGCTCGCCCTTCGCGACCACCACGCTGCCATCCGCGACCTTCACCTCCGCGACCTCTTCAAAACCGACCCGGCCCGCGGCGAGCGGATGACCGCCACGGCGGTCGGCGTGTTCCTCGACTACTCGAAGAACCGCGTTACGGACGAAACGCTCAAGCTGCTCCTCGGCCTCGCGGACGAGTGCGGCCTGCGCGACCGGATCGACGCCATGTTCCGCGGCGACAAGATCAACGTCACGGAAAAGCGGGCCGTCCTCCACACCGCCCTGCGGGCGCCCCGCGGGACGAAAATCCTCGTCGACGGCCAGGACGTGGTATCGGACGTCCACGGCGTCCTCGACAAGATGGCCGCGTTCGCCGACCGCGTCCGCTCGGGCGAATGGACCGGGCACACGGGCAAGCGAATCCGGACGGTCATCAACATCGGCATCGGCGGTTCCGACCTCGGCCCCGTCATGGCCTACGAAGCCCTGAAGCACTACTCTGACCGCGGACTCACCCTGAGATTCGTGTCCAACGTCGACGGCACGGACATCACCGAAGCCACCCGCGACCTCGACCCGGCCGAGACGCTGTTCATCATTTCGTCGAAGACGTTCACCACCCTGGAGACGATGACCAACGCCCGGACCGCCCGGGATTGGAGCCTGGCCGGACTCAAGGACGAAAAGGCCGTCGCGAAACATTTCGTCGCCGTGTCCACGAACGCGGAAGAGGTCAAGAAATTCGGCATCGACACGGCGAACATGTTCGGCTTCTGGGACTGGGTCGGCGGGCGGTACTCGATGGACTCGGCGATCGGCCTCTCGACGATGATCGCCGTCGGCCCGGCCGGGTTCCGCGACATGCTGGCCGGCTTTCACGCGATGGATGAACACTTCAAAACGGCCCCGTTCGCCCAGAACTTGCCCGTCCTGCTCGGTCTATTGACCGTCTGGTACACGAACTTCTTCGGGTCCGAAACGGTCGCCGTCCTCCCTTACGACCAGTACCTCAAGCGCTTCCCGGCCTACCTGCAACAGCTCACGATGGAGAGCAACGGCAAGCGGGTCACGCTGGACGGCACCGAAGTCGATTACCAGACCAGCCCGATCTACTGGGGCGAACCGGGAACGAACGGCCAGCACTCGTTCTACCAGCTCATCCACCAGGGCACGAAACTCATCCCCTGCGACTTCATCGCGTTCGCCA
This portion of the Fimbriiglobus ruber genome encodes:
- the pgi gene encoding glucose-6-phosphate isomerase is translated as MSSHHPLTQRPAWLALRDHHAAIRDLHLRDLFKTDPARGERMTATAVGVFLDYSKNRVTDETLKLLLGLADECGLRDRIDAMFRGDKINVTEKRAVLHTALRAPRGTKILVDGQDVVSDVHGVLDKMAAFADRVRSGEWTGHTGKRIRTVINIGIGGSDLGPVMAYEALKHYSDRGLTLRFVSNVDGTDITEATRDLDPAETLFIISSKTFTTLETMTNARTARDWSLAGLKDEKAVAKHFVAVSTNAEEVKKFGIDTANMFGFWDWVGGRYSMDSAIGLSTMIAVGPAGFRDMLAGFHAMDEHFKTAPFAQNLPVLLGLLTVWYTNFFGSETVAVLPYDQYLKRFPAYLQQLTMESNGKRVTLDGTEVDYQTSPIYWGEPGTNGQHSFYQLIHQGTKLIPCDFIAFAKSLNPSGRHHDLLMANVFAQAEALAFGKTAAEVKADGNPDWLVPHRTFPGNRPSNTLLLDHLTPAALGSLIALYEHSVFTQGTIWGVNSFDQWGVELGKVLAQRIVPELEAAGDPPLAHDASTNALIRRYRKMKG